The stretch of DNA tgggtggcctctggccattcttgttcaaatccgggagaagacacaaaatgaaatccaacattgtgtagatcaaggaactccgagtattcgaagagagaccaattatgttgagcaagatgagtcagaagagacagagaaccaaaacatgggaccacagggccttgctgatgagggagagatgatacatagcattctggacgagatggaggcagaagaccaaaccgcaatagagatggaagaatatgaggactcatctgatgacgagcagtactcattgccaaaagagtggaaagagtatggttttggcagtcatgtcgcagaagatgtacgaaatcaggagtgggagtacagagggaatgaggtagtgcaaggtgcaacatatccaaacattgaagccgtaaaagatgctgtgagactatgggcaatctcattgaaacgagaattcagagtcgtaaactcatggcaactcggtcgataggattctccttccgtatgcacgggagattgcggatggggacgaggacgtaccgccctacagctggggtgatgcggtacttgcagccacttaccgtggactctgcgatgggtgcatgaagacacatgggaacgctatcctgtcagggtgcccactactgctacagctttggtcgtacgagaggctagccgttggtcgccccttggtcagccacgagccttaccacgggggcatgtacggcgacgaggaggacgagaggcccactatgggaactatctggatctggcgtcaggtatgttcgcaacaaacctaattttgttattcattgttacatgatgcattagcgcacttttaattttacttattcggaatgcagaggtcctgggcacatgcgcgggttaaacgcgcatatcctgagtttgtttcggagctcgacatgctgacgcccgaggacgttgtctgggagccttacagcccagaggctgtggctacccgtgcaccagcaggcctgtcttcgcactgctccgcgaatgcgagcctgtggcttacttccgccgtcctggtttatgacatcgcggttgaggcatattgcccctggagagtcaggagacagtttgggcagcgccaggagtttccggtgcccaccgcgttggagcgtgtcagtcgccaggaccacagataattatgaatgaacttggctcatacattcgtgtcgaatctaacgattcttcgtggtccactttgtaggttgtcaaggaatggcttgccgtgctctgatgattggctcaccaagatccagccgtgggtggaccaatgggaacaggcagacgagcacttggtccatccaacaggaccacacacagatagcttctttagggcttacctcatctggtacttaccccggactcaggctcgtctggtttttgttgacactcacccgcagccacaccaggcgaggcctcaggatggctatgcccggcaccatgtggaggcactagctggcgcggtgagtctcttgatcatatttgcatatatatatataatcatattcataagataattcatgtgtttgtaactttactgaattgatgtagcttcgcctttgcaacatgatggagacggactgctcgacttacctgacgagggtacgtgccggatccccaatgacccagtttgagcagacagaggcatggtcgaggcagcgtgatcagttgcgtcagatagcgcacaacttcggaagccgtgtgcagtacgaagacagccacgggtcgtctcaggcctcgtcgtcgttcccgtgtccgtcgaccatgcacgggccgacgtcgcagttcttcccaagtgcaggtaacgtacatatctctttaaaattacatcaagtgttcatacatatttactaatatcacatacaggatacgatccagctactgcgttcggccatactagaatgtttagaggggcagcaccagttggcggaccgtatccagggatggtaccggggccacagataccggcctacacaggttaatttatgtttcgtatttcggtttctacatatcattacgaaatatacgagcgtacgctaacatccacattttttgcgtaggattctaccccgatgcgggcgccggaccttcttcttcctcctttcgaccagataacgagacattcaccttagacgacttcgacagcttgagtgcagaagagcctgccgccgTACGCCACGGGCCAGGGCCCTTCTTATCTCCGGCCGTCGAGGAGCAGCCTTCCTCCTGGTAAGCTGCAGAATTTCTCTGCTCTATTCCACGCAGTTGCATCAGTTTACTACTGTGTGTGTTTAGTTctgcgaaaaattcccaaaatttttcactgatgcacatcacatcgaatcttacgatacatgcatggagtattaaatgtagttaaaaatataactaattgcacagtttggttgtaaatgacgagacgaattttttaaaaCTAATTACTCCATGGTTGAATAATAGTTGCCAAATAAAACCATAACGTGCTGCAACAacttttttgcaaatttttcgcgaactaaacacaccctaacctACTGCACGCCAGCGTTTTTCCCAGTGGAAGGGCGAGTGCGGTGCACACTAAACGAAGCAGGCAGTAATGTTATTATCCAAAAAAAAGCAGATAGTGTTTGGATATTGATGTGGCCGTTAGTTGGCCCGTGTAAAGTAATATTTCAGGCCATCAATCTCCAGTAAGGCAGCAGCAGGAACCATCCGTAAGACTGTAACCAACTCCACTGCAACTCTCGAACGAACTCGATCGCACTCATTCACTGCATCcgtggccatgtttggtttggcccctgaaatttatttaaaaaacgAATGTATgtataaagtactaaataaaatttatttgtgaaaTATTTTCACAGGTATATACAACTTTGCGAGCTGAATCTAATAAgcttaattaatctatgatttgcaacagtaatgctacagtaacattcctctaatcatcctctaattatACGGTCAAATGCTTCATTAGCTACAGTACTATAGCTGTGGAGGTAgctttgtaattagacttcatttaatatctttaattaatggtcaaagggatgaaaagttttcatgaaaacCTTTTCACtccctaaccaaacatggcccgtCTATCCCAGCAGGCTGCATCCCCTTTCCCCGCGTGGTTGCCGCGGCACAATTagaggtggtaatgggccatgactCTAGTGGCATCTTTACAGTCCAACAAGACTCttaaattatttattttaaaattatataaaattaaagtCCGATCATTTTAGAGTCCGGCCTTTAAATTTTCTAATCCAAAATTTTAAATCGTTTACCACGCCTAGTAATACATCGGGTGGCGCCGTAGCGGCGCACATGCCCGTCCGCGCATGGGATGTCAGACAAGCGAGCGCGCACAAAGCGACCATTAGGATATATCCATCGGCATTCCTCGGGCCGAGCTGCCTTTGCTCGTTCCTGCCCTCTCCGGCTCTCCCCGCTGCGGATGAAAGGAAGGTTCGGATCTTCTGCAGAGCAGAGACGAGACGTTCCTTGTGATGATCGTAAGGTGCCGTACTTTGCGTGTCTCGTCTCCCAAGCAGGCGCCCCGGTTTGCATTCTTAAAACGAGTGGAAGAACCCTCGACCTTCAAAGTTGTTGTTCCATGTCCAAACCATCATAGCGAAAATGATGCTCGCATGCATTGTATATTATTATCCCAAGAAATAGACTGAATGGGAGCAGCAACTGGATTACAGTAAGTattttcttttggtcttgtGAATTTTTTTCGAAAAAGGAAATTTTGTacgtatggagtactaaatataatctattttcaaaaaaatagagatggatgtaactttgcgagtcgaatctaataagcctaattaatatATGATTAGATACAATAATGCTATAGTGATCATGCTCTAATCATCCAGTCAAAGTCTTCATTGGCTACAGTATTGCTATAGTACCCATGGTTATGAAGgtgattttataattagatttaatttaaTATCtttaattaatggtcaaaataAACAAGACATTTGCTGTCTTTGAATTACTATCAAGTCGCGGAGCCCGCAGCAGCCAACCCGGGTTTGGTTCTCACTAGAGTTTTTTTAGTGCACGCAAgtcgaaaaaaaaatctcgtatTTATGGAGTGCTAAATGAAATCGATTTGTAAAAATTTTCAGGGAtgagtataacttttcgcgatgaatctaatgacggtaattaattgatgactggctacagtgatgctacagtaaccatcctctaatcacacgatcaaagacattattagattcttcagggtacCTAGCACAGGAGTTCTGGAGTTGATTTTATAAACTAGCTTTATTTAACACTTTAATTAGCGGTAAAAAAATTTTAGTACTCCTAGTACacaaaaccaaacacggccgaaATGACCGCCTACAACAAGCGCTTACCTTTTCCCTTTTGACCCCTCCCCGTCGCCTGCCTTTGGACGACGGTACGCATGTATGCCAGTCCCGGGTGCAGTCGTGCGCCTCGGGAGCTGGGAAAGCGTGCCGGCTCCCGTGCTCTGCCCTGTCCCATTTCGCATCCAGAGGCTGCCGCTGCCAACAGCCTGCTGCGCGTCATGGGCAGTTAGCAGTGGGCACCGGGTCAATCCGTGGCCTCGTTTTGTTCAGGCCTCCAGTTTTCAAACCGAGCCGGTCTGGCTATCCTAGGATATAAGCAGCGCGTATATTGGGTTAATTTCCTTGCTCGCGGGGCCAGCGTCCTCGGCCCCGGCATCTCGGGCAGCTCGACCTCACGTGCGGAGCACACGTACGCGCCCTAGCCTAGGCGTACTGTCGCTGCCGCTCCCGATGTTCTCGCTGCCGCGCGCCACCAGCCGCGCCAACGATTGCCCCGACACGTGTCGGGCTGCTACTGGCTGCGCCTACGCGTCGCGGGATCCCAGCTGTCTGTCTCCAATCCCGTACGAcgagcgcctccgcctccggggCCTGGGTGGCAGAGGCAGCCATCGCCGGCAGGGGCAACGGCGTGGATTCGTGTCCTTTTCGACGGGAAACCGTGTCCGTCCTCGTCGTCATCGCGCAGGCGCGGACCACGGGCCACGGCGGTTCGAGCGCCAACGGCTGCTggcggagaggagggaggccCCCGTGGTACCGGAGGGGACACGGAACTGTGCCCGCAAAAGTCACAGGTTTGGGGATCTATACGTGCCTGGGGTACACCCCTCGCTGGTATAGTACAAATGACGACTCTGCTGCTCGGTTTCGACATTTCAGTGTCAGCAGAGAGCAGTCAGCACTCTAGGGGGCTTCGTACATGCCAAAACCATATTAATATTCCCAGGAATGCCGATTTCGCTTGGGATGCAGATAGCCGATGCGGATCATGGGAAATCGGAATGCTGTGGTTGGTGAAGGTATTTGCATTGAAAGTGTAGTATAGTTTTAGACTTCTTCATTAAGAGGAAAGCAAAATGACTGATATAAATCTTAATAGGTAGAGGCTATTAAGACCGTTACAAATATCACCCAGCAAGTGGCACGCGACTCCAACACAACACAAGAATAGCAAGAACAACGGAAGGAGAAACTCACGAACCCACGAACCTAGACCCgaccaaacaactgaacctgctAAAAGATACACCATCGCCAAGAAAGCATAAGGTATTCGAGCTCGAAGGTGGCAAAGTATCTACCTAACTAACAGACCaagacggcaaagcatccgtctAAAACAATGATATGACTTACTACTTTATTATCCTGGTAATGGGAAGTTCTCAACAGTAACGGGACACTTCAAACATGTGTcaagggaagagagagagaataaAACCCACTCAACCATCCAGAAACCAAATCTTCCCTATACAATCAGGTGTAAGAACGTGCACTGCGCAACATATAAAGCTTTGTTCGGTTAATCCCCTCCACACAAGAAGGATTTCAACTCAGGGTTTGTTCGGTTTGGAGGAGATTGAAGGGGTTGGGAGGGATTAATCCCCAACAAGTGAAAATCCTCCTCAATACCCTCCAATCCCTACCAATCACCTTGTGGAGGGGATTAACCAAACAAGCTCTTACTGGGGATTTATTCCCTTCCAATCTTATCTACTCCTCTTCAACTCCCTTGCAACCGAGCAAGGCCTAAAGTGACACCAAGTGAAACATAGGAAGCTTGCTCTAATCGTCGTCCTCTGCTTGTCATTCAGTTTAAGATATTTCTAGTTctctcttcctttcttctttttgagaacatgatatcttcaGCTTAGGTTCGTGACAAAAGGAGCTCGAGCGCTTTGCAATTATTATTCGAGCGAAGCAAAAATACCCAAATCTCCATCCAAATGGGTGGCACTGATAGAATCTCGCATTTAAGAATCGTCATATACTATCTGTGCCGTCcttctaagagcatctccagccggACTCAAAATGAGGCCCTATTTTTTCAATTTAGGATCTGGCCTGCAAGATGTAGGGGCCCAAATTCGGACCCAACTCCAGCCGAACTCTCAAATCCCGGCCTGCAAATCAGCGGGACCCACTGTCAGCGACAAGCCGTCCGTGGAGTCCGTCCGTGAGCCACCGCCgtccccgcgcccgccgccacgcgtgcccgccgccgtccccgcgtCGGGTTGTACGCCGCGGACTCCAGGCAGCCCCTGGCACTCGCTGTACGGCGCGTGCGACTCCCGCGCGGCCACCTCCGCAGCCTCCCTCAGGCGCGCCTCTAGGTCGCCGCTGGCTTGTACCTCTCGCCACCCGGTCAAGAGCTCGACGGTGCCGCTCCCTCACCGTCCCTATCTAGCTCTTGGTCGCCGCTCCCTCACCCGCTGACGCGCTCCTCCAAGTCGCCTGCCGTGCGTGCTCCTCCAAGATCcgccgctctctctctcccacctcACTCCTCTGCCGCAGCCCAAGATCCCACCCTGCTTGACCGCCTTCGaccacgccgctgccgcccaaGCCGCGGGCTGGTTGCTCCGATTGGGAGTGCCAATCGGAGCCAACAGCAGGGGAAGCACATGCTGCCGTTCGTCCTAGAGTTCCTCTGCTCTGCTAGTAGTGTGTAgtaaggaaaaagaagaagaaatcaagGAGCAAGGAGTAGGGAGCTGCTCTGCTCTGTTATGTTCTTGCAAGAAACGACGGTGATTCTGCACAGAGGAAGAAATCAAGGAGCAAGGAGAAGCGATGGCTTCCtcgagcgggagcgggagcggcagCTCGGGCTCGCTCTCCGCGaccctcgcggccgccgcgggcacGGAGGAGGAGCTGCGCGCTCATGGAGCAGCGTTGCGCCAAGCGGATCTCTCCAACCGCGAGTCTGCGCGCCGCTCGCGGATGCGCAATCAGCGCCACCTCGACGACCTCACCGCGCAGGCCGCGCACCTGCGCCGCGAGAACGCGCACGTCGCCACCGCGCTCGGCCTCACCACGCacggcctcctcgccgtcgacgccaAGAACGCCATCTTCCGCACCCaggccgcggagctcgccgcGCGGCTCGCCTCCCTCAACGACATCCTCGCCTGCATGAacaccaacgccgccgccgtcgctgcggcCCGTGCTGCGCCGGTCCTCTGCGCGGGTCCTTGTCGTCTTCCTCTGTGCGGTCCTTGTGTCTGCGGAGCTCCTCGCGAGATCCGCCCTCACGCAGCCCCGAGCTCGCCACCATGGCCCGAGCCCGCCCCTGGTCCTTGCGCCATGGCGtgcagggaggggcggcgcgcgcaAGGAGGGCGGCCGcgcagggaggggcggcgcggaggccaGCGTCGCGAGCAGGAAGGAGAAGCCGATTCGTTTATTGGAAATGGGTGGCCTCTATTTCCAGGGACTTGGGCCTTCAATTTGGAGGCCCATGCAAAATGGGAGTCCAAATAAGGCCTCCATTGGAGTTGAGTTTTAATCCAAAACTCATAAAAAATGGGATGGGGGCCTGTTTGGAGACTtgggctggagatgctctaagcttGCACATCTTATAAATCTTAGACACACGGTAACTTGTGATAATGTGAGTGGTAGCATTTCAGGTGCTTTCCAGAAAGCAGCAATGAACTTGCCTTCTCTCTCTCCGCGCCTGCATCAAAAGCAAGAAAAATGAAGTAAATAATGCAAATGCTTCACTCATATATTTTACTAGTTTCACCTCACCTCATGTCATGTTGCTTGGCAAGGAGAAAAGGTGACAAAATTGTCGGCCAAGCCCGTGTTCAGTTCCAaaatccaaaattccaaaaaaaaattcggcacctgcatggagacttaaatctagacgaaataaaaaacgcattgcgactgctgtctgtaaatggcgagacgaatctaatgaacataattagactgtaatcagacgctaaattgctacagtaaacaatctctaatgacggattaattaagctcattagattcgtctcgcgatttacagacaagttctgtaattatttttgtgattagtctatgtttagtacttcaaatgtagaaagatgtcttttcaaaaattttacaacgcgcaaccaaacggccccaagatAGTCTAGCTGAGGCATTTATGGTGGTGCTGAGCGTAGTGAATCTATTCTAGGCCGGGCATGTACTAGGCATGTAGCTAGCCGTGCTTCATATGGAAATTCTATGTGCAGGCGATGAAGATCATCATCACCTCCTCTGGCTTTACTCGGCT from Panicum virgatum strain AP13 chromosome 9K, P.virgatum_v5, whole genome shotgun sequence encodes:
- the LOC120652489 gene encoding ocs element-binding factor 1-like — translated: MASSSGSGSGSSGSLSATLAAAAGTEEELRAHGAALRQADLSNRESARRSRMRNQRHLDDLTAQAAHLRRENAHVATALGLTTHGLLAVDAKNAIFRTQAAELAARLASLNDILACMNTNAAAVAAARAAPVLCAGPCRLPLCGPCVCGAPREIRPHAAPSSPPWPEPAPGPCAMACREGRRAQGGRPRREGRRGGQRREQEGEADSFIGNGWPLFPGTWAFNLEAHAKWESK